In the Pedobacter cryoconitis genome, GGGCTAATGCAAGTAAAACCCTGCTAAAAAATGCCAGTGGAAATGCAACTTCCAATTATAATGTACAGCTTTACCAACCAGGGGTGAATTGTAACTGGACACCTGAGTATGCGCGGCAGGCCCTGAGGTTTGAAAGAAGACTGGAATTTGCTACAGAGGGTTATCATTTCTTTGATTTGGTGAGATGGGGAATGGCTTCCCAGACGATGAATGCTTATTTCAATATTGAAAAATCTAGGGTTGCACACCTTGGTGATGCCAGATTTACAGGCGGCAGAGATGAATACTTTCCTATTCCTTTAAATCAGATTAACTTTAGCGGCGGTGTATACAAACAAAATAATGGCTGGTAGTCAGCTCAATGTTCAGAAGTATTACGCCGAACATTTAAATTAATTTACATTAAGCAATCTTTATCATATGAAAATCAGCCATATATTACCCTTGCTACTTTTATCCTTTGCTACGATTTCAACTCAATCTATAGCTCAATCTGTTCAGCAAGAAGAATACAGACCGCAGTTCCATTTCTCTCCAAAAGCCCATTGGATGAATGATCCAAACGGAATGGTTTATTACAATGGGACTTATCATCTTTTCTTTCAATATTATCCTGATGGTACCACATGGGGGCCAATGCATTGGGGCCACGCCACCACCAACAATTTTTTGAAGTGGGAGGAGAAACCTATTGCACTTTATCCGGATAGTTTAGGGATGATATTTTCTGGTAGTATCGTTGTTGATCAGCACAATACAGCAGGTTTTGGAGAAAATGCTTTCATTGCGATATTTACGCATCACAATCAAAAGATAGAGGAGGCTAAAACAGGGCTGCACCAGTATCAAAGTATTGCATATAGTAATGATGAAGGAAAAACCTGGACAAAATATAAAGGAAATCCTGTGCTTCCAAATCCCGGGATAAGCGATTTCAGAGATCCAAAAGTAATGTGGTATGAGGCCGGTAAAAAATGGATCATGACCCTGGCTACAAAAGACAGGATAACTTTCTATTCCTCAGCAAATTTAAAGGACTGGAAAAGAGAAAGTGATTTTGGTGCAAATCTTGGTGCACATGGAGGGGTATGGGAATGCCCGGACCTTTTTCCACTGGAACATAATGGCAAAACCGTTTGGGTACTTTTAGTCAGTATCAATCCCGGAGGGCCAAATGGAGGATCAGCGACCCAATATTTCACAGGTGATTTTGACGGTAATAAGTTTGTACCAGGTTCCAAAGCAGAGAAATGGATAGATTATGGAACAGACAACTATGCTGGCGTAACCTGGTCAAATACTGGTAAACGGAAAATCTTTATTGGCTGGATGAACAACTGGCAATATGCAAACGTGGTACCCACAAAGAACTGGAGAGGTGCGACAACAATTGCCAGAGATCTGTCTCTGGAAGAGAAAGCAGGCGATTTTTACTTGCGGTCTGTCCCGGTAAAAGAAATGAATGCACAGCTCAGACCAGTTTATAAAAAACAAGCTTTAACGCTCCATAAGGAAATTGAGTTGTCTGCTTATGCTAAAGATCTCCATGGAAGGTTAAAGCTGGACTTTACCTTTAATACGACTAAAAGTATTCAGGTTGTGCTGAGTAATAAAGAAGGGCAAAAGCTGCTGGTTGGTTATGATCATCAAACAAAAACATACTATATTGACAGAACTCATTCTGGTGCTGCTGACTTTGAAAAAGGGTTCGCAAAAAAGCACAGTGCGCCAAGAATAGCTACTGCAATAAATGCCAGAATCAGCCTGATACTGGATGTGGCTTCAGCAGAACTTTTTGCGGATGATGGTTTA is a window encoding:
- a CDS encoding glycoside hydrolase family 32 protein, encoding MKISHILPLLLLSFATISTQSIAQSVQQEEYRPQFHFSPKAHWMNDPNGMVYYNGTYHLFFQYYPDGTTWGPMHWGHATTNNFLKWEEKPIALYPDSLGMIFSGSIVVDQHNTAGFGENAFIAIFTHHNQKIEEAKTGLHQYQSIAYSNDEGKTWTKYKGNPVLPNPGISDFRDPKVMWYEAGKKWIMTLATKDRITFYSSANLKDWKRESDFGANLGAHGGVWECPDLFPLEHNGKTVWVLLVSINPGGPNGGSATQYFTGDFDGNKFVPGSKAEKWIDYGTDNYAGVTWSNTGKRKIFIGWMNNWQYANVVPTKNWRGATTIARDLSLEEKAGDFYLRSVPVKEMNAQLRPVYKKQALTLHKEIELSAYAKDLHGRLKLDFTFNTTKSIQVVLSNKEGQKLLVGYDHQTKTYYIDRTHSGAADFEKGFAKKHSAPRIATAINARISLILDVASAELFADDGLTVMTDIFFPKSLINGIKLSGNGNQKITNIVISAIPSFK